In Bactrocera oleae isolate idBacOlea1 chromosome 3, idBacOlea1, whole genome shotgun sequence, a genomic segment contains:
- the Vajk1 gene encoding uncharacterized protein Vajk1 isoform X1: MKLLRSASLLALVLLLAISTRAEDEKAVETKSAEPAKEGAKESSAAAADDSESTKTKRGLHHFEDYHHSYHHPIHEEKTLTIIKKVPEPYPVEKVVHVPVEKHIPVPIKVKVPKPYPVVKHVPYEVKEIVKVPHEVPAPYPVEKKIPVPVHVHYDRPVPVKVYVPAPYPVEKKVHVPVKVHVPAPYPVEKKVHYPVKVHVHVDKPYPVEKIVHYPVKVHVDKPVPYHVEKPVPYHVEKPVPVPVIKKVPVPVHVPYDNPVPVHVEKPVPYEVKVPVPAPYPVIKEIPVKVEKHVPYPVKVPVEKPVPVHIEKHVPEYHEKHISYKEPVFVHKEVHEPIHHEEYHHEESHDFGGHEVESYGEYEHDEHEY; encoded by the coding sequence CGTTCAGCATCATTGCTCGCCCTGGTGTTGCTGCTGGCCATCAGCACGCGTGCCGAAGACGAAAAGGCCGTCGAAACCAAATCCGCTGAACCCGCCAAGGAAGGTGCCAAGGAATCCTCCGCCGCTGCTGCCGACGATAGCGAAAGCACTAAAACCAAACGTGGCCTACATCATTTCGAGGACTATCATCACTCATATCATCATCCGATTCATGAGGAAAAAACATTGACCATCATTAAGAAAGTACCGGAGCCATACCCCGTCGAAAAGGTTGTGCATGTGCCTGTCGAGAAGCATATACCCGTACCGATTAAGGTGAAAGTGCCCAAACCATACCCTGTGGTCAAGCATGTACCATATGAGGTCAAGGAAATCGTAAAGGTGCCACATGAAGTGCCAGCACCATATCCAGTTGAGAAGAAGATACCCGTACCCGTACATGTACACTATGATCGTCCAGTGCCCGTCAAAGTCTACGTACCCGCACCATACCCGGTTGAAAAGAAGGTTCATGTACCAGTGAAAGTTCATGTGCCCGCACCATATCCAGTTGAAAAGAAGGTGCACTACCCCGTGAAGGTACATGTGCACGTCGACAAGCCATATCCCGTTGAGAAAATCGTTCACTACCCAGTCAAGGTGCATGTCGACAAGCCAGTGCCTTATCACGTTGAAAAACCAGTACCATACCATGTTGAAAAACCAGTGCCAGTGCCAGTGATCAAGAAGGTGCCCGTCCCAGTGCATGTGCCTTATGATAACCCCGTGCCAGTGCATGTTGAAAAACCTGTACCATACGAAGTCAAAGTACCAGTACCAGCCCCATATCCAGTCATCAAGGAAATCCCAGTCAAGGTTGAAAAACATGTGCCCTATCCAGTCAAAGTACCCGTCGAAAAACCAGTACCCGTTCACATTGAGAAGCACGTGCCCGAATACCATGAGAAACACATCTCTTACAAGGAACCCGTCTTCGTACACAAGGAAGTGCACGAGCCCATCCACCATGAAGAATATCACCATGAGGAGAGCCACGACTTTGGTGGTCATGAGGTGGAATCTTATGGCGAATACGAACATGATGAGCATGAATACTAA
- the Vajk1 gene encoding uncharacterized protein Vajk1 isoform X2 — protein MKLLRSASLLALVLLLAISTRAEDEKAVETKSAEPAKEGAKESSAAAADDSESTKTKRGLHHFEDYHHSYHHPIHEEKTLTIIKKVPEPYPVEKVVHVPVEKHIPVPIKVKVPKPYPVVKHVPYEVKEIVKVPHEVPAPYPVEKKIPVPVHVHYDRPVPVKVYVPAPYPVEKKVHVPVKVHVPAPYPVEKKVHYPVKVHVHVDKPYPVEKIVHYPVKVHVDKPVPYHVEKPVPYHVEKPVPVPVIKKVPVPVHVPYDNPVPVHVEKPVPYEVKVPVPAPYPVIKEIPVKVEKHVPYPVKVPVEKPVPVHIEKHVPEYHEKHISYKEPVFVHKEVHEPIHHEEYHHEESHDFGGHEH, from the exons CGTTCAGCATCATTGCTCGCCCTGGTGTTGCTGCTGGCCATCAGCACGCGTGCCGAAGACGAAAAGGCCGTCGAAACCAAATCCGCTGAACCCGCCAAGGAAGGTGCCAAGGAATCCTCCGCCGCTGCTGCCGACGATAGCGAAAGCACTAAAACCAAACGTGGCCTACATCATTTCGAGGACTATCATCACTCATATCATCATCCGATTCATGAGGAAAAAACATTGACCATCATTAAGAAAGTACCGGAGCCATACCCCGTCGAAAAGGTTGTGCATGTGCCTGTCGAGAAGCATATACCCGTACCGATTAAGGTGAAAGTGCCCAAACCATACCCTGTGGTCAAGCATGTACCATATGAGGTCAAGGAAATCGTAAAGGTGCCACATGAAGTGCCAGCACCATATCCAGTTGAGAAGAAGATACCCGTACCCGTACATGTACACTATGATCGTCCAGTGCCCGTCAAAGTCTACGTACCCGCACCATACCCGGTTGAAAAGAAGGTTCATGTACCAGTGAAAGTTCATGTGCCCGCACCATATCCAGTTGAAAAGAAGGTGCACTACCCCGTGAAGGTACATGTGCACGTCGACAAGCCATATCCCGTTGAGAAAATCGTTCACTACCCAGTCAAGGTGCATGTCGACAAGCCAGTGCCTTATCACGTTGAAAAACCAGTACCATACCATGTTGAAAAACCAGTGCCAGTGCCAGTGATCAAGAAGGTGCCCGTCCCAGTGCATGTGCCTTATGATAACCCCGTGCCAGTGCATGTTGAAAAACCTGTACCATACGAAGTCAAAGTACCAGTACCAGCCCCATATCCAGTCATCAAGGAAATCCCAGTCAAGGTTGAAAAACATGTGCCCTATCCAGTCAAAGTACCCGTCGAAAAACCAGTACCCGTTCACATTGAGAAGCACGTGCCCGAATACCATGAGAAACACATCTCTTACAAGGAACCCGTCTTCGTACACAAGGAAGTGCACGAGCCCATCCACCATGAAGAATATCACCATGAGGAGAGCCACGACTTTGGTGGTCATGAG CATTGA
- the Ance-2 gene encoding angiotensin-converting enzyme has translation MKSLLFTIFLLHCLLHTINSAENSSAVFTKFLANVNQNLATLYNREVLANWQLEVKGPNDLYALLQSELTSEEIMNYVESIAPNCAKFKRLNIGNPQQQRQLSQIPERGYEALSPADLKLMYIVTKNMGDIYKNTKLCSFHDRKQCNLTLIPAVQNILHNSNDVAEIEYYWLEWRRKTGMPAKQDFVSFIELYRKTAQLNGFSKPSEFWYKDLEENSAQTASLLESFMQRLQPLFQELHAHVRGQLRKLYGEELIPRGKPYPQNLAEIFIGNAFRRADPEWYIEFPYPDVGMPNITAGLLRRGLNNAQRVFWNVAEYFRSMGMPQIEDTFWSHNARPKADLDEEDMRCWHKAWKFYGIERVNFSYCPLVDEERFFNMYEALTDVYYYRAYDQQPTLFAEEPFPNFSDALGKMFSLSASSPRYLEKLKLLERGLVSKELRINRLYWQSLRTIFLIPVFYVLDRYRVDVLDERLNISNNCAYWQLTTDLTGAEPPVSRSYEDFDAPAKLLIEVDDQYTSQIMSTVLQYQLYQHFCEITGQYKPKDKNYPLDLCDLSNQRQIGPIVMEAMSLGSSKSYKDILQIMTKESSINMDGLLAYFQPLYDWLVEKNRLDNVEIGWESSTKCS, from the exons ATGAAGTCGttgttatttactatttttctg CTTCATTGCCTACTACACACGATCAACTCGGCAGAGAATTCCTCCGCAGTTTTCACGAAATTCCTTGCAAATGTTAACCAGAATCTAGCCACACTTTACAATCGTGAAGTGCTCGCCAATTGGCAACTGGAGGTAAAAGGCCCAAATGATCTGTACGCTCTATTGCAGTCAGAGTTGACCAGCGAAGAGATAATGAATTATGTGGAAAGCATAGCACCGAATTGCGCCAAGTTCAAGCGCTTAAATATTGGCAATCCTCAACAGCAACGCCAATTATCGCAGATACCCGAAAGAGGTTACGAAGCATTGTCCCCAGCGGATCTCAAATTGATGTACATTGTTACCAAAAATATGGGTGATATTTATAAGAATACGAAGCTTTGCTCTTTTCACGATCGCAAGCAATGTAATTTAACCTTAATACCAGCGGTTCAGAATATTTTGCATAATAGTAATGATGTTGCTGAAATTGAGTATTACTGGTTGGAATGGCGTCGAAAGACTGGTATGCCAGCGAAGCAAGATTTTGTGTCGTTTATTGAGTTGTATAGGAAGACAGCGCAGTTGAATG GTTTCTCTAAACCATCCGAATTCTGGTATAAAGACCTTGAAGAGAATAGCGCACAAACTGCTTCACTATTGGAAAGTTTCATGCAACGCTTGCAACCGCTTTTTCAGGAACTTCATGCTCATGTCCGAGGACAATTGAGAAAGTTATACGGCGAGGAGTTGATACCTCGCGGTAAACCATATCCACAGAACCTCGCAGAGATTTTCATAGGAAATGCGTTTCGTCGAGCTGATCCTGAATGGTACATAGAATTCCCTTACCCTGATGTCGGAATGCCAAACATTACTGCTGGGCTGTTGCGACGTGGTTTGAATAATGCACAGCGTGTATTCTGGAATGTGGCGGAGTACTTTCGCTCTATGGGCATGCCACAAATCGAAGA CACTTTTTGGTCCCATAATGCACGTCCTAAAGCCGATTTGGATGAAGAGGATATGCGTTGTTGGCATAAAGCCTGGAAGTTTTATGGTATCGAACGTGTTAACTTCTCATATTGTCCTTTAGTAGATGAAGAAAGATTCTTCAATATGTATGAAGCGCTAACTGATGTATATTACTATCGTGCTTATGATCAACAGCCTACACTCTTTGCCGAAGAACCCTTTCCCAATTTCAGCGATGCCTTGGGGAAAATGTTTTCCTTGTCAGCTTCGTCCCCACGTTATCTGGAAAAGCTAAAACTCTTAGAACGTGGTCTGGTGTCTAAAGAACTTAGAATTAATCGACTCTATTGGCAG aGCCTACGCACAATATTTTTGATTCCCGTATTCTATGTTTTGGACCGCTATCGAGTGGATGTACTTGATGAACGcttaaatatttccaataatTGTGCCTATTGGCAGCTGACAACCGACTTAACGGGTGCAGAGCCACCTGTGAGTAGAAGCTATGAAGATTTTGATGCACCAGCAAAGTTATTGATAGAAGTGGACGATCAATATACTAG TCAAATAATGAGCACAGTGCTGCAATATCAGCTCTACCAGCATTTTTGTGAAATCACAGGACAATATAAACCAAAGGACAAAAATTATCCACTCGATTTATGTGATTTATCAAATCAACGCCAAATCGGACCTATAGTGAT ggAAGCAATGTCCTTGGGCTCATCGAAATCATACAAGGATATTCTTCAAATAATGACAAAGGAGTCATCGATAAACATGGATGGGCTGCTGGCTTATTTTCAACCTCTCTACGATTGGTTGGTAGAGAAAAATCGTTTAGATAATGTGGAAATAGGCTGGGAGTCATCAACGA AGTGTTCTTAA